The nucleotide sequence TCAGATAATTGAAGCCATTGGGAGAACTTTCTAAACTCATCAGCAGAGGACCAGTTGTTCTGCCCCAAGTCTTCGCCATAGGTCTCTTTGCGTACCTCGGATACCGCTTCCGCAGAGAAACTACCGAAAGCCCGTTCGTAAAAACCAGTGCCTGCGCTTGAGGAGGAAGTTTGCATAGTCATAGATAATGCTCCTAGCGAATAGAATTTAATCGGAAGACAAGGTGTTCAATTGCGGTGTCCAATATCGCATTATCGAGATCCGGATCAAAACAGAACCGAACCGACGCATTAGCCTGAGCCGAGCTCAAGCCGATGCCTGTAAGCACGTGCGAAGGCTGTAGTTCCGCGGAATTGCAGGCTGAACCTGACGATATAGCCACCTGATGCAACCCGGATATTAGCGCCTCCGAAGCGATACCTTCGAACTGAACGTTCACGATGTATGGGGAACTGCAAGAGATATCGGTATTCAACACGGCGTTCGGCACCCTTTGATGAAGGCGAGTAATAAAATAGTCTCTCAATGCAGTGACTTTTGCTTGACGTTGAATAAGGGTTGACTGAATCATCTGACACGCAAGGCCAAACCCAACAATCAGCGGCGTTGGCAAGGTGCCGCTGCGCAAATGATTCTGGCCGCCACCATAGATGAAGGGCCTCAAATGCCCCGCAACACGCGCATCGACGAAGAGCGCCCCAACTCCTTTCGGTCCCCGCATTTTGTGGGCGGAAAATGAAAGCATATCAATTCCAGTCTCTTTGACGTTCACGGGAATTTTGCCGATAGACTGGACAGCATCCACATGTAGCCAAGCGCCTGACCGACGTGTGATCGCGGCAATTTCATCCACCGGCTGAACTGTACCTAATTCGGAATTCACATGAGCAACGCTGACGATACGGGTGTCGGCGGTCAATTTGGTGATGACATCTTCCGGTTGTACCCGGCCATTGGCGGCAACCGGCAGGTATTCAACAGCAAGCCCCCGACGACTCAACTCTTTGCCGACAAGCAACACAGATTTGTGGTCGATAGGGCAAAGCAGCGCTCCCGCAGGAGCGCATTCGTTATGAGCAAAACTTGAGAAAAGCGCAATATTGTTGGCTTCTGTGGCCCCCGATGTAAAGGCAATCTCCTCTGGGCGAGCACCGATGAGAGACGCAACTTGTTGGGCGGCGTTCTCTATCGCATGCCGGGCACGACGTCCCATCACATGGGCGGAGGAAGAATTACCGAATTCATGCTCCATGTAGAATCGCATGATGTCGACGACCTCAGGAAAGCATGGTGTCGTAGCACAATGATCCAGATAGATTACGCCAGTCGGGTTTTCATTGACATTCATAGCGACTCCCATCAGGAAGTGAAGACGGCAACGTTAACGAGCTTCGAGTAGATCTCTTGTGTCTGCATCTCTCCGCTTCCACCGGGATCCGCAACAATCACCTTCATGCCCGAAAGCCCATACAGAGAGAGCGCCGTGCTTACCCCTGTTTTGACTGGTTGGAAGCATTCGCCGGGGGCAAAGATCACCAGAAGGCGATGTTGCGCCTTGTAGACCTCGGAGATCATCTCAGTAATCTCTCCCGCACATCCGGTAACGCCGCAGGTAATGAGAGGTTTATAATCGCCGTTTTCGTCCACAAGCGAAATTTCGGTTCCGGCATCGGGGCCATTGTCGAGAACGCGGCGATTTAACAGCCCTGCTTTGACCAACTTATCGGCACTTTTCTGGAAGCGATATTTCAGCCAAGTCTCTGGATAGGCAACAGGATGTTTCCGGCTTGCGAGCATGTTTTGCTCAGAAAATTGCCCACTGCGCTCTAAGATAGATTTGTACGAAGCCGGAAGCGCGGAGAATTGCTCATAGAAGGCACGTCTTAGCTCAGATGCTGGCCCGCTGTCGCGCGAAACATATTGCCAATCGTTGATGAGCAGCAGGAATTTTATCGCTTCGAATTGATGTTCAAGCTGTTCTGCGATTCGCACACCAAGTTCCCAAGTGTATCCAGGAAAGATTCCTACGCGTCGCTCAATTTTTTCTCGCATAGGAGCCGTATTTTCTTCGATGACTCCCGGGACAAGGCATCCTCGGTCTTCGTCAAGGAAGAGCATGAAATGCCCTGCCATAATAACGAGATCCGGATGTGGTGCATTAGTCACTTCGGTGAGAATAAGGTCGAGTAATTCAGCCTCAGATTGAACCAGACGGTGGCTGTTTGAGATGTTAACTTGTTGCATATACGCCTATATTAATATTATTGATTTTATTAGCAATTTAAAGGCAGTGTCATAGCTATGGAAACTTTATGACCCATTTCGACTTTCCTCGTGGATCGCTAAATTTCACTCACTATGAACATCCACCTTCACAACAGTTATCAATCATCAGTAGACAATTGATAATACATATATATTTACATACAATTAATTATCAAACAATTAGTAATATTAATATTTAATCTATATCCCGTACTATTTGAGATACATTAATAGCAAAGATTGATGCTGTATGCTCTTACTGTAGAGAGACCAAAGGCGTTGACTAAAATGGTTATTGAACGTCCGCATATCAACGTTACCGATATCATGATTCCCACCAAGTGGATTCCAGACAACAAGGCTACACATCCGATAAATACCAAGCTTAACGGGCTTTTTCATTCCCATAATCACATTTCACAAACATATTATTGTGCCCATATTCAAGTCACGTAATGTCGTTACCTCACGCTAGTTATTGACATTATTTAGCCAATTTGGCGTGACGTTTTTTATAACAGACGTTCAGCCTGTCTATTGAACATTGTCAGTGAACAGCTCATAATTAATTAAAAAATGTGATGATAAATAAAATAAATCATTAACAATTGTGATTAAATTTTAATGAAAGCACCGAAGTTACGAATATTCAATGCTGGATTCGACTAATCATCTCCCGGGGATTCTCTCCCTTGCCGTCGCGATCCATCTTGAAATCCATAGGGTATAAACATTTTGCAGGTGCGAGCCATTCCCTAACAAATGACTCAATCGGGAGTAAAATCAGAAGAAATAAACGCAACTTTGGCTAATATGAGATCGTCATTGAAGCCATTTTTCTATCTGCTTCAATTTATTATTTCTCAATTAGCTGCCTATGAACGAAAACTCTCTTTCGCTATCTGATAACGCTGTTCTTTCTGTGCCTCATTTTTCTTTTTTACGCGCCATAAAATACTTAACATAATAAACCATAAAGGCGTGCCACAGAGTGCGATCAGGGTATCCGGATCAAAAACCATTACCACTATGGTAAAGATGAAAAAAATCAGGGTCAGCCAAGTCATTAACACCCCTAAAGGCATCTTAAATATTGAACGTTTATGCACATCAGGATAATTCTTACGATAAACCAAATAGGCAATCAAAATCACACACCAGCTATAAATCACCATAACCGAAGCAACGGTTGATACAATAGTAAATAACTGCATGACATTCGGTACGATAAATAAAAGTGACGTACCCACCACCATACAGAAACAAGAAAATATCAGACTATGTACAGGAATCGCCGTATTGCGGGAAAGAATTTTAAATTTCCGATGTGCATTCTTTTCCGTTGATAAGCCATAAAGCATACGTGTACAAGCATATAATCCACTATTAGCAGAGGACATTGCCGACGTTAATGCAACAAAATTAACCACTGCGGCAGCAGCAGGCAGACCCGCCAGGGCAAATAGTGTCACAAAAGGGCTGGTTTCAGCTGAGATCCGTCCCCAAGAAGTGACAGCAATGATGCTCAACATGGAGAAAATATAGAAAATCATAATTCTCATCGGGATATAATTAATTGCTTTCGGCAATATCTTTTCCGGATCTTTTGTTTCTGCCGTCATCGTGCCAACTAATTCAACACCAGTAAAAGAAAAAATCGCGATTTGAAAACCAGCAAAAAAACCAAAAATACCATTTGGCAGAAATACCGATGGATCAGTCAAATTATTCACAGAGGCGATCGTACCATCCGGTGATTGCCAACCTACCATCACCATACCAACGCCAATAATAATCAACGCTAAAATCGCAATGACCTTAATCATGGCGAACCAGAATTCAGCTTCGCCAAATAAGCGGACAGAAAGAAGATTACAAGTCCCCAGTAAACCTAGCGTTATAAATGCGGGCACCCAAAGAGAGACGCCGGGAAACCAATATTGAATGTAGCCGCCACATACAACAACATCAGCAATACAAGAGACAATCCAACTCATCCAATAAGTCCAGCCGAGAAAAAAACTGGCTTTGGTACCTAAATAATCCGATACGAAATCAGCAAAAGAGCGATAATTCAGTTTAGTCAGCAGCAATTCTCCCATTGCCCGCATCACCATATAGACAAAAAAACCAACAATCGCATAGGTAATAATGATCGATGTACCCGATACGGCAATAGTTTTTCCTGACCCCATAAATAAACCTGTGCCAATAGCACCACCAATGGAAATCAATTGAATATGACGTGCACTCAGCCCTCGATGAAGCGTTTGTGTATCAGCAAATTTCTCTGCCGAAAGGTTTTGTTGAGTTTTATTATTTTTTATCATGATAGTACCCGTCCGTCATTAAAGAAGCAGTTGACTGCTAAATCTTTCTGAAAAAAATTCTCACGGCTTCAGGAAGAAAATGGAATAATGCCTTATTTATTTAATTATTTTTTATTTAAAGCAAGTAACAATCCTGCTCGTAATCCATTAGCAACCTCAGCATTAGGAAATAAAATAAATTTCGCTGGAAATTTAATTTTCCAATGGTGATCATGTTGGCTGGCGATTTCAAATCCTTCTGGCAATTCAGTAAAGTTCAAGGTATCTGCGGGAATATGAAGTTGAAAACTGTCGTGACTCTTAATAATGGAATTAATTACCTGGTAATGTTTCAGCTCAAATTTAATACGTGCGGTTATTTGCGATAAAGAAATTAAACCATAAAGCGCATCGGTAATTTTTTGAAATCTTGTTAAATCATTTTCCCCAAAAGGCATTGCTTTACCCATCTCCATCGTACAGCTATCCGCGCCAAACTTTTCACTCAGAAAATGGCTGAAAGTCCCGGCTTTCTCACGATGATAAACGAGCGCATCAATATCGCTGTCATGCAACCATTGCATAAATTCAGCAGAAAAGGGGCGATTCTGAGCAGGTAACAACGCAAATTGCTCATGGTGAGAAGCGCGTATAGCGGTATGCAGATCAATATGCCAGCGAATATTGGTCGACGACACCGAAGGTTCAGCAAAAAAGCGATTCACAACGTTTTCAAGTTCAGCCGCACGTGATCGCTCATTTCCTAACGGAAAATTCAGATAACGGCCACCAAACATCCGATTCAAATCATCATGTAAATAACGTCGATTCGTACGCATCGCAGGCAAATTACCGAAGATGATCAACACGTTATTTTTTAGTGCTAACGTGCCCTCCGCCAACTGTGCAAGTAACTGAATCAATATTTCAATAGGCGCGGTTTCATTACCATGAATACCGGCAGAAATCACCAGAGACCGATTTCCCTCTTCATGGGGAATCAATTGCAGTACACCTTCAGCCAACCAATGCGCATTTATTGTTTCTGGAAATGTCAGGTGGTCGGCAAGTTTTTTTTCAAGCAATAACGTTAACAGATCCATATCTGCTCCAATTTAGCGCTGAAATTCATAGATCGATCCTAAATTCAAGATCTGCGTAAGCTCATCCAGCGCGGTATAAACTTCACAAAGTAATTGGGGATCGGCCAGATCACTGGCGCATAATTCATCACGATAATGGTGCTCTATCCATTTGGTCAGGCGCTGGTAAAGTTGCGTATTCATCAATGTTGCGGGATTAACCGCACGAAATTCAGCGTCGTTAAGTACCACCCTCAGACGCAAACAGGCCGGGCCGCCGCCATTACGCATACTTTCCCGCAAATCAAAAACACGAACTTCATTGATAGGTGCAGAGGTTTGTGCACTCAGCGACTGCAAATAATCCCAGACAGCGGAATGTTGGCGGCACTCTTCAGGAACAACGAGCACCATTTTCCCATCAATTTTACTCAGTAACTGACTATTAAAGAGATAAGAATCAACCGCATCTTTGATGCTGATCTGCTCAGCAGGCACCTCAATCGAGACAAAATTCTGTCCCAACACCGCCATTTTCTGTCTAATTTCGGTCAGAACCTGAGACTGATTAAGATAAGCATATTGATGGTGAAAAAGGACATTTCGGTTGCTGACCGCAATCACATCGTTATGGAAAACCCCACTGTCAATGGCGACCGGGTTTTGCTGTACAAAAACGGTTTGTGCCGGATTAAGCCGATGCAACCGTGCGATCGCTTCACTGGCTTCCAATGTTTGCCGTGCCGGATAACGTTTAGGCACCGGGCCGCCGCGAAATACGCTACGGCCATAGACAAACACCTGTACGCCCGGCGAATCATAATCACCACCGAGGCGATTATGGTTTGCCGCCCCTTCATCACCAAAATCTTCATGTTGTGGAAGAGCCTGATGATGAACAAAATAGTTTTGATCAGCAAAAGTGGCTTTTAACGCGGCAGTCGTCGTTGCTATTTCCAGCGAACGGTGCAATTTATTGTTTAAATTAGCTACCGTGAAATGAACTCGCTGATCAGCGCTATCCGCCGAAGGTGACACGGTTGCCGCATTTGCGGTCCACATTGATGAAGCAGAACTCAGTTTTGATAATAACACCGGAGAATATTTGGCTGCTTTATGCAATATCTGCTCATCACTGCCGACAAAACCTAAATTACGCAAGGCCGGAATATGAGGGCGTTGTTGCGGCGGAAGCACTCCTTGAATAAACCCTTCATCAGCCAACGCTTTCATTTTCATCAACCCTTGCAGCGCGGCCTTACGCGGGTTAGATACGCTGTCTTTATTATTAATCGAAGCCTTATTACCCACAGAAAGCCCCGCATAATGATGGGTCATGCCGACCAACCCATCAAAATTTGCTTCAAAACCAGCCATAAATCCCCTTGGAAAAATTATATAAGTTGAAAACCTCTCCCGTTAAACGGTTAATCAGGGAAATGAAGCCCTGGCGCAAGCGTTTCAGGTAAAGTGAGTTCGTCAGCAACCAGAGATGCCATCGGCCAGGCACAGTAATCAGCAGCATAATAAGCACTAGGTCGGTAGTTTCCTGACGCACCAATGCCACCAAAAGGCGCTTTACTGGAAGCCCCGGTCAACGGTTTATTCCAGTTCACAATGCCCGCTCTGGCATCTTCCGACAGACGTTGGAACAGAGCAGCATCCGGCGAAATTAAACCGGTAGCCAATCCGAATCGGGTGTTATTGGCGATTGCCAGCGCCTCATCAAATGTGTCATAACGCATAAGCATGAGCAGCGGCCCGAAATACTCTTCATCAGGAACATCAGCGACTTGGCTAACATCAATAATCCCAGGGGTCAACAACGTTGATTGCGGCTGGCATTGCTCCAGCGAAACCAAAGAGATACCACCCAGTTTTTGTAGTCGATCTTGAGCTTCCAATAGATTCTGCACAGCCTGTAGAGAAATGACTCCACCAATGAACGGTTGGGGTTGGGCATCCCAATGGGATGGTACGATCCGCTCTGTCACCTCCACCAAACGCTTAATCACCGCATCTCCATGGGCGCCATTTTTGACCAACAATCTGCGGGCACAAGTGCAACGTTGACCAGCGGAGATAAACGCGGATTGCACAATGGTGTAAACAGCGGCATCAATATCGTCGTAAGCATCGACGATCAATGCATTGTTTCCCCCCATTTCAAGCGCCAACATCTTCTCTGGCTGACCGCCGAGCATGCGGTGAAAGTGAAAGCCCGTATTGGCACTCCCGGTAAACAGCACACCATCAATCTGCTTATCCTCCAGCAATGCTGTCCCGGTACTGCGTGCTCCCTGAACCAGATTGAGCACACCAGCGGGCAAACCGGCTTTTTCCCATAATTTCACCGTCTCTTCTGCGGTCATCGGTGTCAATTCACTCGGTTTAAACACCAGCGTATTACCCGCAATAAGCGCGGGAATAATATGACCATTAGGCAAATGTCCGGGAAAGTTATACGGACCAAAAACCGCCATCACACCGTGAGGACGGTGACGCAGTAAGGCACGGCCATCAGGCATAATCGTTTCTGACTCACCAGTACGCTGTTCCCACGCTTCGATAGAAATAGCCGCCTTACCTATCATGGATTGTATTTCAGTCCGAGTTTCCCATAACGGTTTACTGGTTTCCTGACTGATAACACGAGCAAGCGTTTCTTTCTCCTCATTCAGCAAAGCCGCAAATGTCTGAATGACCTTAATCCGCTCACTGGCGGGCAAATGTGACCAAGCATAAAACGCCTCGCGCGCAGCATGACAAGCGGCCCTGACTTGCGAAGCATCGGCGCTGTTAGCTTGCCACAGAACCTGTTGATCTATCGGGGAAAATTTAGTTATCGACTCACCCTGCCCTTCAATCCATCTTCCCCCAATGTAATGTGCTTTATAATTCATGCTTAATTTTCCTTTGGAAAGAGACTAACTAGTCGCACCTGATCCCCATCGCTGACTTGAAGTGCACCCATCTCTGCGGCTGTTAAAAAAAGTTCATTACTGTCACACACCACATTCAATAAAAGCGCCCGAAATTCACTAAACTGCTGATTGGCAACGATGCAAGGAACACCATCGTCTCTGGTCACTGATTCGGCTTTACTAACAGAAACGAGACGACTCTCTTTTACCGCACGTATCCGATCAATCTCAGCCTGTAATAAAGCGCCGCCATCAAAAATATCGATATGGCCTTGATAGATAAGCCCTTCTTTTTCAAGAATTGCCCGCGCGGGTACTGTTTTCTCATGAACCTGCCCAATCACCTTCTGCGCCTCAGCAGATAATAAGGAGATATAAATAGGATGAAGGGGCATGAGTTCGGCAATAAAGGTTTTCGATCCAATACCGGTTAAGTAATCTGCCTGGGAAAAAGGAATGCCAAAAAAATGTTGTCCCAATGAATTCCAGAAAGGGGAATTTCCTTGCTCATCTGCCACCCCTCGCATTTCAGCGAATATAGTTTTAGAAAAAATATCCCTAAATGCGGCGATAAAAAGAAAACGTGCTTTGGAGAGAAATGTCCCATTTCTTCCCTTCTGATATTCCGGATCA is from Photorhabdus laumondii subsp. laumondii and encodes:
- the astB gene encoding N-succinylarginine dihydrolase gives rise to the protein MAGFEANFDGLVGMTHHYAGLSVGNKASINNKDSVSNPRKAALQGLMKMKALADEGFIQGVLPPQQRPHIPALRNLGFVGSDEQILHKAAKYSPVLLSKLSSASSMWTANAATVSPSADSADQRVHFTVANLNNKLHRSLEIATTTAALKATFADQNYFVHHQALPQHEDFGDEGAANHNRLGGDYDSPGVQVFVYGRSVFRGGPVPKRYPARQTLEASEAIARLHRLNPAQTVFVQQNPVAIDSGVFHNDVIAVSNRNVLFHHQYAYLNQSQVLTEIRQKMAVLGQNFVSIEVPAEQISIKDAVDSYLFNSQLLSKIDGKMVLVVPEECRQHSAVWDYLQSLSAQTSAPINEVRVFDLRESMRNGGGPACLRLRVVLNDAEFRAVNPATLMNTQLYQRLTKWIEHHYRDELCASDLADPQLLCEVYTALDELTQILNLGSIYEFQR
- the astE gene encoding succinylglutamate desuccinylase encodes the protein MDLLTLLLEKKLADHLTFPETINAHWLAEGVLQLIPHEEGNRSLVISAGIHGNETAPIEILIQLLAQLAEGTLALKNNVLIIFGNLPAMRTNRRYLHDDLNRMFGGRYLNFPLGNERSRAAELENVVNRFFAEPSVSSTNIRWHIDLHTAIRASHHEQFALLPAQNRPFSAEFMQWLHDSDIDALVYHREKAGTFSHFLSEKFGADSCTMEMGKAMPFGENDLTRFQKITDALYGLISLSQITARIKFELKHYQVINSIIKSHDSFQLHIPADTLNFTELPEGFEIASQHDHHWKIKFPAKFILFPNAEVANGLRAGLLLALNKK
- a CDS encoding LPD16 domain-containing protein, coding for MQQVNISNSHRLVQSEAELLDLILTEVTNAPHPDLVIMAGHFMLFLDEDRGCLVPGVIEENTAPMREKIERRVGIFPGYTWELGVRIAEQLEHQFEAIKFLLLINDWQYVSRDSGPASELRRAFYEQFSALPASYKSILERSGQFSEQNMLASRKHPVAYPETWLKYRFQKSADKLVKAGLLNRRVLDNGPDAGTEISLVDENGDYKPLITCGVTGCAGEITEMISEVYKAQHRLLVIFAPGECFQPVKTGVSTALSLYGLSGMKVIVADPGGSGEMQTQEIYSKLVNVAVFTS
- the astD gene encoding succinylglutamate-semialdehyde dehydrogenase, with the protein product MNYKAHYIGGRWIEGQGESITKFSPIDQQVLWQANSADASQVRAACHAAREAFYAWSHLPASERIKVIQTFAALLNEEKETLARVISQETSKPLWETRTEIQSMIGKAAISIEAWEQRTGESETIMPDGRALLRHRPHGVMAVFGPYNFPGHLPNGHIIPALIAGNTLVFKPSELTPMTAEETVKLWEKAGLPAGVLNLVQGARSTGTALLEDKQIDGVLFTGSANTGFHFHRMLGGQPEKMLALEMGGNNALIVDAYDDIDAAVYTIVQSAFISAGQRCTCARRLLVKNGAHGDAVIKRLVEVTERIVPSHWDAQPQPFIGGVISLQAVQNLLEAQDRLQKLGGISLVSLEQCQPQSTLLTPGIIDVSQVADVPDEEYFGPLLMLMRYDTFDEALAIANNTRFGLATGLISPDAALFQRLSEDARAGIVNWNKPLTGASSKAPFGGIGASGNYRPSAYYAADYCAWPMASLVADELTLPETLAPGLHFPD
- a CDS encoding amino acid permease gives rise to the protein MIKNNKTQQNLSAEKFADTQTLHRGLSARHIQLISIGGAIGTGLFMGSGKTIAVSGTSIIITYAIVGFFVYMVMRAMGELLLTKLNYRSFADFVSDYLGTKASFFLGWTYWMSWIVSCIADVVVCGGYIQYWFPGVSLWVPAFITLGLLGTCNLLSVRLFGEAEFWFAMIKVIAILALIIIGVGMVMVGWQSPDGTIASVNNLTDPSVFLPNGIFGFFAGFQIAIFSFTGVELVGTMTAETKDPEKILPKAINYIPMRIMIFYIFSMLSIIAVTSWGRISAETSPFVTLFALAGLPAAAAVVNFVALTSAMSSANSGLYACTRMLYGLSTEKNAHRKFKILSRNTAIPVHSLIFSCFCMVVGTSLLFIVPNVMQLFTIVSTVASVMVIYSWCVILIAYLVYRKNYPDVHKRSIFKMPLGVLMTWLTLIFFIFTIVVMVFDPDTLIALCGTPLWFIMLSILWRVKKKNEAQKEQRYQIAKESFRS
- a CDS encoding cysteine desulfurase family protein; this encodes MNVNENPTGVIYLDHCATTPCFPEVVDIMRFYMEHEFGNSSSAHVMGRRARHAIENAAQQVASLIGARPEEIAFTSGATEANNIALFSSFAHNECAPAGALLCPIDHKSVLLVGKELSRRGLAVEYLPVAANGRVQPEDVITKLTADTRIVSVAHVNSELGTVQPVDEIAAITRRSGAWLHVDAVQSIGKIPVNVKETGIDMLSFSAHKMRGPKGVGALFVDARVAGHLRPFIYGGGQNHLRSGTLPTPLIVGFGLACQMIQSTLIQRQAKVTALRDYFITRLHQRVPNAVLNTDISCSSPYIVNVQFEGIASEALISGLHQVAISSGSACNSAELQPSHVLTGIGLSSAQANASVRFCFDPDLDNAILDTAIEHLVFRLNSIR
- the astA gene encoding arginine N-succinyltransferase, producing the protein MLFRAVRHSDLNGVQSLSQRAGIGLTSFPNNLDQLRSRIARSVDTFDGKLARAQQGFLFVLEDTSANRVAGVSAIEVAVGLEEPFYNFRVQKTIRSSRELGIYKSIEALTLEQDQTGNSELCTLFLDPEYQKGRNGTFLSKARFLFIAAFRDIFSKTIFAEMRGVADEQGNSPFWNSLGQHFFGIPFSQADYLTGIGSKTFIAELMPLHPIYISLLSAEAQKVIGQVHEKTVPARAILEKEGLIYQGHIDIFDGGALLQAEIDRIRAVKESRLVSVSKAESVTRDDGVPCIVANQQFSEFRALLLNVVCDSNELFLTAAEMGALQVSDGDQVRLVSLFPKEN